A section of the Pygocentrus nattereri isolate fPygNat1 chromosome 18, fPygNat1.pri, whole genome shotgun sequence genome encodes:
- the pigo gene encoding GPI ethanolamine phosphate transferase 3, which yields MKSLPVLALLLWICSLFYMGILLFVGGFLLVRLEVNRTSTCADVLPPGADVKGDFCLKEPRFRRAVVLIIDALKADFTRYDPGNTSPRAFENKLPILDEMASSRPSQARLYTFRADPPTTTMQRIKGFTTGSLPTFIDVGNNFASSAVLEDNLVHQLGQAGKRVVFMGDDTWVSLFPRKFHRSLPFPSFNVKDLHTVDNGILQNIFPTMEGDDWDVLIAHFLGVDHCGHRFGPDHPAMAEKLTQMDEVIRSVIKRLQNDTLLVVMGDHGMTDTGDHGGESQKETDAALFLYSGSPLFPTPGSQMEPEVVPQTDLVPTLALLLGVPIPYSSVGQVLLPLFPLNSSLGASMSLSQAEALWINVKQVNRFLETYSNMAKDIPADGLSQLQSHFTQLSSQYLSSVSEGAPPSAELTASMQAYLNSVRETCRASWARFNPLKMAAGLLVLGLACVACFVLTELSLMVLQGSVLKAPLLSGLLAGAAVAACQLFTLGFVEVSWCFGAGALMSEVAFLWRIRRAFTRGSSSARLSVWLLLNPPLLVLFLRCASLLSDSYVISEGRVVTFLLFTLGLYIPLRLNWDGLLVPSPPSDTQKPPGLLPPALPLSTVRRESTALLVSVAILVGCLYLSLSFHSCREEQGSCQPSAFLTPLSRVQDSRVRNLHYILSVASLFAWAFLLHRWLRHYGNLNCTSVAVFTARCLLPLASICMGLHWAVSATPGDSFRNLAELISLAQVVLPRITFGLLGLGLLLLWLDPLTVFLKMRAPLNSRGTSVPPPKYRASTGVSPQAELHHLIPQLYQRIRQSLEDGGSEGDEADGRPAVEAYGLGTVYSAPLVLLCGLLGLGLLLLHAEGMAIAFLLMLLQAAAVLHLHSSSSTLSSLQSHSSVFSVPWAPVVLWSLAASQFFHATGHLPTFPSIQWGAAFVGFPQGHSGTVLPASLVTLNTFASHIMFAVGCPLLLFWPLVHEARGTRTGRSGEDGDDVVMEMRLRENPQQFSSALLQLAARYLFITGAQVLASVCAAAILRRHLMVWKVFAPKLMFEASGFIVSSVFLLVGVTLVMRVDVAVARLFQKLLPENSR from the exons ATGAAGAGCCTGCCTGTCCTGGCCCTCCTCCTCTGGATATGCTCTTTATTTTATATGGGCATCTTACTTTTCGTCGGGGGGTTCCTGCTGGTGCGGCTGGAGGTCAACAGGACCAGCACCTGTGCAGACGTCCTTCCCCCAGGAGCTGATGTGAAAGGAGATTTCTGTCTGAAGGAGCCGCGCTTCCGCAGAGCCGTCGTCCTCATAATTGACGCCCTGAAGGCTGACTTTACTCGTTACGACCCGGGGAACACCTCGCCCAGAGCTTTCGAGAACAAACTGCCCATCCTGGACGAGATGGCTTCGTCTCGGCCGTCCCAGGCCAGGCTGTACACCTTCAGGGCTGATCCGCCCACCACTACCATGCAGAGGATCAAAGGATTCACCACCGGCTCCCTGCCCACCTTCATCGATGTGGGGAACAACTTTGCCTCCAGCGCTGTCCTTGAGGATAACCTTGTCCACCAGCTGGGTCAAGCAG GCAAGCGAGTGGTCTTCATGGGCGACGACACATGGGTCAGTCTTTTCCCCAGAAAGTTCCACCGCTCGCTCCCCTTCCCCTCCTTCAATGTGAAGGATCTACACACGGTGGACAACGGAATCCTCCAGAACATCTTCCCCACCA tggagggagACGATTGGGATGTCCTGATTGCTCACTTTCTGGGTGTGGATCATTGTGGACACAGATTTGGCCCTGACCATCCTGCCATGGCAGAAAAGCTCACACAGATGGACGAAGTCATCAG GTCAGTGATTAAGCGACTGCAGAACGACACCCTATTGGTGGTGATGGGGGATCATGGCATGACGGACACAGGAGACCATGgtggagagagccagaaggagACGGATGCAGCTCTCTTCCTCTACAGTGGATCCCCTCTGTTCCCAACACCCGGCTCACAG ATGGAGCCGGAGGTTGTTCCTCAGACTGATCTGGTGCCCACACTGGCTCTGCTGCTGGGAGTGCCTATTCCATACAGCAGCGTAGGACAGGTTCTACTGCCTCTCTTTCCCCTCAACAGTTCTCTGGGTGCATCTATGAGTCTCAGCCAGGCAGAGGCGCTGTGGATCAACGTCAAACAG GTAAACCGGTTCCTGGAGACCTACTCAAACATGGCCAAGGACATTCCAGCAGACGGTCTGTCCCAGCTTCAGTCCCACTTCACCCAACTGTCTTctcagtacctgagctcagtcAGTGAAGGTGCTCCACCCTCAGCTGAGCTCACAGCCTCCATGCAGGCTTACCTAAATTCCGTTAGGGAAACCTGCCGCGCCTCGTGGGCCCGCTTTAACCCTCTTAAAATGGCAGCAGGTCTGCTGGTCCTGGGCCTTGCTTGTGTAGCGTGTTTCGTTCTGACGGAGCTGTCCCTCATGGTCCTACAGGGCAGCGTGTTGAAGGCTCCCTTGCTCTCCGGGCTGCTGGCGGGTGCAGCCGTAGCTGCATGTCAGCTTTTCACGCTGGGCTTTGTGGAGGTTTCATGGTGTTTTGGAGCGGGGGCACTGATGTCTGAGGTCGCGTTCCTATGGAGGATTCGACGGGCTTTTACTCGTGGCAG CTCTAGTGCCCGTCTGTCTGTGTGGCTCCTCCTCAACCCACCGCTTCTTGTCCTCTTCCTGCGCTGTGCCTCTTTACTCTCGGACAGCTATGTCATCTCCGAGGGACGCGTGGTCACCTTTCTGCTCTTCACGCTGGGCCTCTACATTCCGCTTCGACTGAACTGGGATGGACTCCTGGTGCCCAGTCCTCCATCGGACACGCAGAAACCTCCTGGGCTTCTCCCGCCTGCTCTGCCTCTCTCCACAGTCCGCCGCGAGAGCACCGCCCTGCTGGTCAGTGTAGCCATTTTGGTGGGCTGCCTCTACCTTTCCCTGTCGTTCCACAGCTGCCGTGAGGAGCAGGGCTCCTGCCAACCTTCGGCCTTCCTCACACCACTCTCGCGAGTGCAGGACAGCCGCGTGCGCAACCTGCACTACATCCTCTCTGTCGCCTCGCTCTTTGCTTGGGCGTTCCTCCTGCACCGCTGGCTGAGGCACTACGGCAACTTAAACTGCACCAGCGTGGCTGTGTTTACTGCCCGCTGCCTGCTCCCTTTGGCTTCTATCTGCATGGGTCTGCACTGGGCAGTCAGTGCCACTCCTGGAGACAGCTTCAGGAATCTGGCAGAGCTGATAAG CCTTGCACAGGTGGTTTTGCCGCGGATCACCTTTGGACTCCTGGGTCttgggctgctgctgctgtggctTGACCCACTGACTGTGTTTCTAAAGATGCGAGCGCCTCTGAACTCCCGTGGGACGTCTGTGCCCCCACCCAAGTATCGCGCCAGCACTGGAGTTAGCCCTCAAGCGGAGCTGCACCACCTCATACCACAGCTGTACCAGCGTATCCGGCAGTCCCTGGAGGATGGAGGGTCGGAGGGGGATGAGGCGGACGGGCGTCCAGCTGTGGAGGCCTATGGGCTGGGCACTGTGTACTCGGCACCGCTGGTCTTGCTCTGTGGGCTGCTGGGCTtggggctgctgctgctgcacgcTGAAGGCATGGCAATAGCCTTCCTGCTAATGCTGCTGCAGGCCGCAGCTGTGCTGCACCTCCACTCCTCCTCCAGCACCCTCTCCAGCCTGCAGAGTCACTCCA GTGTGTTCAGTGTGCCCTGGGCTCCAGTGGTTCTGTGGTCTCTTGCTGCCTCCCAGTTTTTCCATGCTACAGGTCACCTGCCCACCTTCCCCTCCATCCAGTGGGGTGCTGCGTTTGTTGGCTTCCCTCAGGGCCACTCGGGCACGGTGCTACCTGCCTCGCTTGTCACTCTCAACACCTTCGCCTCACACATCATGTTTGCAG TTGGCTGTCCACTGCTGCTGTTCTGGCCATTGGTGCATGAGGCGCGCGGAACTCGAACCGGTCGCTCAGGTGAAGATGGAGATGATGTGGTCATGGAGATGAGGCTGCGGGAAAACCctcagcagttcagttcagcacTGCTGCAGCTTGCGGCGCGCTATCTGTTCATCACCGGAGCTCAG gttttGGCATCAGTGTGTGCTGCAGCGATCCTCAGGAGGCACCTCATGGTGTGGAAAGTGTTCGCACCAAA GCTGATGTTTGAGGCTAGCGGCTTCATCGTGAGCAGTGTGTTCTTGCTGGTGGGAGTCACTCTGGTCATGAGAGTGGACGTGGCCGTGGCTCGCTTATTTCAGAAACTCCTTCCAGAAAATTCCAGGTAG